A DNA window from Actinomadura coerulea contains the following coding sequences:
- a CDS encoding tyrosine-type recombinase/integrase has translation MATGGEPLPPIRFHDLRHGAATLALLGNVNMKVISETLGHARHSFTADTYTSVLPEVSRAAAEAVAAVVPRRTRQSTPDAANVISLADRRNRRGQHAG, from the coding sequence GTGGCGACGGGAGGTGAGCCGCTGCCGCCGATCCGCTTCCACGATCTACGACACGGAGCCGCGACGCTCGCCCTGCTCGGCAATGTCAACATGAAAGTGATCAGCGAGACTCTCGGCCACGCCCGCCACTCGTTCACCGCCGACACCTACACGTCGGTGCTTCCCGAGGTGTCCCGGGCAGCCGCTGAGGCGGTGGCTGCGGTCGTCCCTCGTCGGACGCGGCAGAGCACACCTGACGCCGCCAACGTGATCTCGCTTGCGGATCGACGTAACCGGCGCGGCCAACACGCAGGGTAA
- a CDS encoding Arm DNA-binding domain-containing protein: MRGTTYKRCGCRNPETGEKYPAGKCPKLVIRDHGAWWARYDAPAGSSGRRRQPTVGPFKTKKAAQQALTEELAKFEIHGRQLDRSLKTGAYLETIWLPAKKESLSASTFADYTEIVQLYLVPGLGHLKLVDLRDKHVIALYEAIMQINRPLPEGAKPSEMLRRLIEVRAYSTRHLKVGEAPRRKQTKPISPTRVRKIHAVLLSALNWAVKSKRLRENPIAHVETPRIRGRRAKPLVWTTERVQRWQETGKVPGPVMVWTPAQTGAFLDFIADERLYALFHLVAFRGLRRAEVAGLAWADTDLQGAGTLTVRETRPGSEGQADEYDDTKSEAGERTVALDEATISVLLDWRAVGTRKIRRWPRGMGGLRTGLHPRGRGTPASPVDLHTVRGPDQEVRTRPGQALRRGLVHRQDRPSPPDLCSHRPGGDGR, encoded by the coding sequence ATGCGAGGTACGACCTACAAGCGCTGCGGTTGCCGTAATCCCGAGACCGGCGAGAAGTACCCCGCGGGCAAGTGCCCGAAGCTGGTCATCCGCGACCACGGAGCATGGTGGGCGCGCTACGACGCCCCCGCAGGAAGCAGCGGCCGACGAAGACAGCCGACCGTCGGGCCATTCAAGACCAAGAAGGCGGCGCAGCAGGCACTCACGGAAGAGCTGGCCAAGTTCGAGATCCATGGACGGCAGCTGGATCGGAGCCTGAAGACGGGCGCGTACCTGGAGACGATCTGGCTTCCTGCCAAGAAGGAGAGCCTGTCCGCCTCGACATTCGCGGACTATACGGAGATCGTCCAGCTCTACCTGGTGCCCGGCTTGGGACACCTCAAGCTGGTCGACCTGAGGGACAAGCACGTAATCGCCCTGTACGAGGCGATCATGCAGATCAACCGTCCCCTCCCCGAGGGGGCGAAGCCGAGCGAGATGCTCCGGCGCCTGATTGAAGTCCGCGCGTACTCAACGCGACACCTCAAGGTCGGAGAGGCTCCTCGCCGCAAGCAGACCAAGCCCATCTCCCCGACGCGGGTGAGGAAGATCCATGCGGTTCTGCTCTCGGCTCTCAACTGGGCGGTGAAGTCCAAGCGCCTGAGGGAGAACCCGATCGCGCACGTAGAAACACCTCGCATCAGGGGGAGGCGGGCGAAGCCGCTCGTCTGGACGACCGAACGCGTCCAGCGATGGCAGGAGACCGGAAAGGTGCCCGGCCCGGTGATGGTCTGGACGCCCGCCCAGACCGGCGCCTTCCTCGACTTCATCGCGGACGAGCGGTTGTACGCCCTCTTCCACCTGGTCGCCTTCCGCGGGCTGCGTCGAGCCGAGGTCGCGGGACTGGCCTGGGCGGACACCGACCTCCAGGGGGCAGGCACGCTGACCGTCCGTGAGACGCGTCCTGGTTCCGAGGGCCAGGCCGACGAGTACGACGACACCAAGTCCGAGGCCGGCGAGCGCACCGTGGCGCTGGACGAGGCGACCATCTCGGTACTGCTGGACTGGCGGGCCGTTGGAACGAGAAAGATCCGCCGCTGGCCCCGAGGTATGGGTGGACTCCGGACGGGTCTTCACCCGCGAGGACGGGGTACGCCTGCGTCCCCAGTGGATCTCCACACGGTTCGAGGACCTGATCAAGAAGTACGGACTCGTCCAGGACAAGCACTCCGTCGAGGGCTGGTCCATCGACAGGATCGCCCGTCACCACCGGATCTCTGTTCGCACCGTCCAGGTGGCGACGGGAGGTGA